The Cellulophaga sp. RHA19 genome includes the window TGTTATATAAAATAACTCATCTAAATTAAGTTCTTTAAACTCACTTTTTTTGGTAAGTGTATCTATAACAGCTTCAAATTCTCTGGCTTCAAAAAGCTTTTTTGGAGATTGTTGAGCTTTTAAACCCGTATATATCAGGGAGCACAACAAAAATGTTATAATAAACTTTAACTTATTCATAAAATGGTAGGCTGTTACTTTTTTCTTTAAGTGATAAAAATAGAATTAATTTTTAGATACTATTAGATTAATAATGGTGTTTTTGGTTTGATGTTCATTTAATTGTAAACTTCCTGTTCTATGTTACTTTTTTTGTATGCCTTAACAGCAAAAAATATAAATGCCAGTGTAATAACGCTTCCAAGAATTAGACTATTGGTAGCTCCTAAAGACTCAGAAATTGATATCAATATTTTTTTTAAACCTCTTCTAGATCCAGATACAGCAACGTTTTCACCAGCTTCTAATTTTAGGGCACTATCATATAAAGCAAAAGTTAGTAATGCCACAACCAAACTGTATAAAGCTGGTTTAACCCAAGCTTTAGTTTTTTTCTGAACTTTGTTTTTAGATAAATTTGTTTTAGAAACTAATGTATTTAAGGTGTTTTGGTATTCTTCCTCTGATGTAAAATCTAAATACGCTTTTTCATTTTTCCCTTTTTCTATAAAAAATACTTGAAAGCCCTTATCTTCCTTAAAAGGAACAATTTTTATAATATCTGTATATGTAAAAGTATGTTGCGTGTTAAGTAGCCCTTTTTTATCTGAGTCTAACTCAGTATTAAAAGCTTCTAACGTTTTATAGTCTTCATCAGAGAGTCTAACTTTAGATTCTGTAAGTAATATATTTTTAATGTACGTAGCCTTTGTATTAATTATAAACTGTTGCATAAAATTTAATCTTTTAATTTAAGATAAATGTATATGTTACCATTTACATATGTAAACGCTAGTTTATATTTGCTAGGTTTTAGCGCATATTTGTAAAGCTTACTTTAATAGTATCTTTACGTTTTCTTTTTCTAAAGAGTCTAAAAAATCTTCTATTTTAAAGTTTGATGATTCAAACGTGTTATTTCTTTTAAAGGCTTGTTCTTTACGTCTAATGCTACGTGCAAACCTACGTATACCTTGTTTATCTTCTACTAATAATCCAGGTACAACTAGGCTTTTACCGTGTGTGTCTTTAGCAACCATAGTAAAGTATGATGAGTTGCAATGTTTTTTTACACCAGTGGTAATATTTTCAGATTCTACCCTAACGCCAACAACCATAGAGGTTCTTCCTGTGTAGTTTATAGATGCTTTTAAAGTTACCAACTCACCAACCTCTATAGGATTTAAAAAATCTACTCTGTTTACAGATGCTGTAACACAATAACTCCTAGAGTGTTTAGATGCACAAGCAAAAGCAATTTGATCCATAAGGTTTAAAATGTAACCACCGTGTACTTTGCCGCCAAAATTAGAGTGCGCAGGTAACATTAACTCAGTTATAGAAACTTTAGATTCGTTTACTGTTTTAAATTCGCTCATATATTTAGTTTCTAACGTGTGGAGATTGTTCTTTTGTTACCTCTGTAATAAAATATTTAGTATCACCCAACCAAGCAAAAGTAGCATAGCGTTCTACATAAGTTACTTTTACATAGTTACCTTGGTAGTCTTTTAGTTTCTCTATAATATCTGTGTCTTTGTCTAAAACCGAAAAAGAAAATATTTGTGCTCCAGAAATACCTTGACTAATTTCTCCTTCCCAAGTTTTTACAATTACACCTTTGTGGCTAAATTTAATTAACTCACCAGATCTATAA containing:
- a CDS encoding acyl-CoA thioesterase, with amino-acid sequence MSEFKTVNESKVSITELMLPAHSNFGGKVHGGYILNLMDQIAFACASKHSRSYCVTASVNRVDFLNPIEVGELVTLKASINYTGRTSMVVGVRVESENITTGVKKHCNSSYFTMVAKDTHGKSLVVPGLLVEDKQGIRRFARSIRRKEQAFKRNNTFESSNFKIEDFLDSLEKENVKILLK
- a CDS encoding 6-phosphogluconate dehydrogenase — protein: MKKALAITILIIIAAFAAIYAFIYYVPISEGYRSGELIKFSHKGVIVKTWEGEISQGISGAQIFSFSVLDKDTDIIEKLKDYQGNYVKVTYVERYATFAWLGDTKYFITEVTKEQSPHVRN